One Malania oleifera isolate guangnan ecotype guangnan chromosome 10, ASM2987363v1, whole genome shotgun sequence genomic region harbors:
- the LOC131166698 gene encoding uncharacterized protein LOC131166698 gives MQKMEKILNVLHCTDKKKVLYATFQLAGKAERWWMVVSILEEQRANPLGMTWSCFKEVFFERYFPATTCDAKADEFSSLTQGTLTVQSCATRYIEMSHFAPCMILNEYEKTQKFEKGLRKDICRLVGIVGLIKAYNS, from the coding sequence ATGCAGAAGATGGAAAAGATACTGAATGTTCTGCACTGCACCGACAAGAAGAAAGTTCTCTACGCTACTTTTCAGCTGGCAGGAaaagctgagagatggtggatggttgTAAGTATACTGGAGGAACAGAGGGCTAATCCATTAGGGATGACATGGAGCTgctttaaggaggtattcttcgagagatacttcccggccaCCACTTGTGATGCGAAGGCAGACGAGTTCTCGAGTTTGACTCAGGGGACCCTAACAGTGCAGAGTTGCGCAACTAGATACATCGAGATGTCTCACTTTGCGCCGTGTATGATCTTGAACGAGTATGAAAAGACTCAGAagtttgagaagggtctgaggaaggatattTGCAGGCTAGTGGGAATTGTTGGCCTAAtcaaggcttacaactcttga